Part of the Garra rufa chromosome 8, GarRuf1.0, whole genome shotgun sequence genome, CTTCAGTCGGACAGCTGGAGGGCCAATCTGTCCTCTCGCTTGCCCAGCGATGGCAGGGCAGATAAGCGGCCACCACGGACCCGACCGTTACCCCTCTGCCCcaacacacgcgcacacacccACACCGGGAGCCCAGGAGCAGCCCGCAGCCGGGGGCTGACAGCTCGACACAGCCGGCTCAGCATGGGGTCTGCGAGGGGAGGGGAGAAGAGACCTGAGGGAGGGGCCGGAGGTCTGGAGGTGGCCGTTACTGCAGCCAAAGCCAGGCTCACTGCCAACATAGAAAGGGAGAGAAAGTAAGAAAGAGTGGCAGAGGACGGAGAAACACAAAACAGTGTCCAGATATACCAGCCAAGTGTTAAAATGCTCTTTAATGCATCAGTAACTGTCCTGCTGCATATGACATTTAGCACTAGCCTGGATAGATCCTGTACTTTTTCAGCCAAGACAAACTCTAAGAACAGCTTATTCAGGTCTGGGATGTAGTTTTTCTGAATAtcctaaaaataattataatttcattATGGGGACACACATTAAGGTTATACCCATGGAGTACCTAATTGGCTTAACACCTTTACCCAGAGTCCTTTTCTCCACAGGCTAGATATAGGGCCTACAGTCCTGCTCACCTTAAAACTCTAACTGTGTCCTTGTCATACTGTGGTTAACCAGACAAATCTTTCATGGTAAGCTCACACATGTGTGTGTTAGAGTCTGTGCATCCATACTGTCTTTCAGCTTATAATATTGTCTGTTTGGACCTGAACAGTGACTGACATACATTGGTAAGATGCCAAAGGTTTGTGTGTGTTGTGTACATGCATAGCATCTCTTGGAGGGCATGAACACAATCTCAGAAGGAAGCTGGCACCATCTGTCTGTGGGACCCACGATGCTATGGCACAGTGGCAGGATGTCCCGAAACACcatccacatacacacacaaacagggTTAAATGGGCAATACACAGATGTCTGTCAGACTTTGGGTTTCTTAATTGGATAACCTCTAATTTAACACAGAGAGAAAAGGATGAAGCCATGAATGACGTGAATAAGaacaattttgacattattaaaaataaagacgCATAAAAAATTATTTGGAAATACCATGGTAGAATGATCAGATCATGGTAACTTTCAGAACTGGGTAGTAactgtaatctggattacataatcagattccaacaattaagtacttgtaattagattaaattactttttaaaatactcAGACTGCATGTATGTTTTTATGGATTATATGATAACAAATTATTTACCCAATAGCAATAAATTGTTCATAATTTATTGATGCTCCCTAATCCCTTATCTTTTACACTTTCCTTTCTGAAATAACCTATACTGCTTATACATTCAACAAGTCATCGAGATTTGtggacacacaaaaaaaacagtcttagtcacagcatttgaccacttgatttcaggtttaagaagtgtttcaaaatcgcatcaactactgatgaacacattgatttttatttgaattatcagtCTGTAGGTTATTTGACCATGCACaacttttttgtcatctgatcctcttatatttacttgaagtatccctgagattttaaaataaatattttaattattattatttaataattaagtatcaaATTTGCATTTGGTTCTCTGACATTGGTTATAGTcgcttttttattgattttaaaatgatttattttaatttaatatatcttcatgatttaattaattattagctgttcgttaaactcataaaccccctgcagttccttcacaaactTGATGTAATATAATGCTTAATGCACtaaatgttgttaataacaacaaatgaaatatattttcttacactttatatttttatgtcaatatggtacaagattattctatttaaatcaatgtgataaacatgttaggtcaaaagtaatctaaaagtaatccgattaaataaaatgtgtaatgtagtggattacgttactaactacaatttttttcatgtaatttggaatcagtaacagattGCAATTTTTAAGTAATCTGCCCAGCTCCAGCTCTGGTAATAGTTAGAATTGTTGTCACATGGAAAAGTTGTCACAAGAATATATTTCAGAAACTCTAAAGTTTTAAATCAAAGGTCTGGTTTCCCTATATCTGTatcattgttatttttaaataaacttaaccaaactaaactaaactaaactaaactaaactaaactatatTTTTAGTTtagctattattattttaattatttttaaataaactatctctctctctctaatggTGGAAATGTTTAATGGCTTTTTCGTGTGCAAACTTACTTCAGTCTGAACTGTAAATTACCATATTCATATGTCGTATTATTTTCGTAGATGTTGAAAAATTACGGTAATACAATAAAATTGTTTAAGAATACGCTCTGAGTAAGAGGGGGGAAAAGGGATCCCTTTGTGAAAAGTATTCAAATCTGTTGCAATGTCGCCATCTGTCGGTGAGTATGATTAGGCGTCTCAGTGTGGATCGATGTTTCTGTGTTTGACACGTTTGTCTGACACTTTGTTTGTTTAGCTGCTATGGCGGCAGATGGAGTAATGTGTTTGGTTTCTCTAGTATGTGCTTTTACTGATTAATTAATACATGGAAAAAAAGAGATTCAATATCAATTTGGACGACTCTGCGTTCACAAAGGAAAGAAGTCCGGTTGGTTTTGTTTCCTTATTATGATTATGTTGCTATGTTGCTATGGTGTGTTGTAGTGGCTGCTAACTTTAAGGATGTAGGTTCGAATCCCACAAAACATCATACATAAACTACTGCCATGATTCTAATCAGTAGGACTGAACCTGTAATGCATGTACTGTAAGACAACAAACAGCGTCAATCAGCTCTAGTGAAAGATGCTAATAAAGACTATTATGTAAAGTGAGGTTTGTCATCGACTGAGTAAATGTATAAAATCACAACGGCGATCTGCCAACTTCATGTGCAACTTTCACACTCTCTTTGCAAGTGTGCCCGTAACATAACATAGGTGTTGATGACTCAAAACATGCTAATGCATCACGTTGCCCACCACAACAGGAACAGGTCAACACATGCACTACGCCCGACCTATACTTGCAAAACCTCCAAAATTGAAACTAGATTAATACATTTGTTCCATGTCGTTCTCTAACGTTAGGTTTAAAACCAAGACACATATCTCGTTCTCGTTTAAAAGTTAATCGAAAAATGACGATTCTGTCGTTAACAAACCCTCATGTCCTCATGTTAATACAAACCCGTTAGTCCAAAACTGTGGAGAGTAATATAAAAAAGAAGAATTTTCTCATTTCACATTGAACATGAGGTTTGGATTAggctaaaacaataaaaatctgatgttcaataaaaatgtagtaaaaagTGTCCGAGATTGTTTATATGTGACCTTCATATAAAAAATAGTaagttgtaaaaaaaattgtctaACATCATAAGTGGGGAAAAAAGAATGATCAAAAGTGCACATGGCCCCTTTAAGAttccattaaaacattcaaaagacaTTGTGTTTTAAAGGGGTTCAtggcatggatttttttttttattatttaaatatgtttctTAGGTTTACTTATAAAACTGTttacaaaaaaattgttttaaaccCTCTTTATGACCCTTTGTCTAAAAGCGACCTGTTTTAGGGGTGGATCCTTTAAGGCTTGCCATTAATcagccactgttatgattggctaacgtcattgcataggaaacagtatcaacgCCCCCTTGCTATTGGTGTTTTGATaacatgataaaaaaaacaaaaaaggtaatttCCAGACAAAACATtatcaaataatttaatttatagttTGCGATGCAGCCAGATCTAGTGCCACTTCATCttttaacaaatgtttctttgtgaactgtCCATGACATTGTGcctcatttacaaaacaaaatgctcCGATCAATCCTCAAACACGATCTGGGATGCCATTAAAAAGAAACTATCCTCTCCTTACGCTGAGATCCTTTGCTTTTGAAGCGCCACAACAATCAAGTCAGCCATTAAGCTACAGAACGCCAATGTGGGCAGGGCCTATGGTGAGAAGATAACTATTTGTCGAtgccttgctctggaggcagtgtttatgtttatgcaaatgtttgtgaCCGGTTGATGTCACTTTGCACCTCAGATCAAACTGAGCCGTAATTATAATAAGGAGGACGTTTTAAGCTTTGAAACTTGCAGAATGTTTTAATGGTCCAAAgacctcttatatgccaaaagatcaacGCAAATTTGATTTCTAATGTCATGACCCCTTTCAATGACTCAACTAACTCAGTTTCTTTTGTTCACACAGGTGACATCTTTATTTAAGGCCAAAGATGGTCAAGTAGAGACCACATCTGCTCAGACCGCTCCTCCACCTCCTGGTCAACCACTGTCTTATGCAGAGTTTGTTGTTCAGACCAAAAACAGGGTACTTCAGGGAGCAGCCCATGGACAAGAGAAACAAAGTAGGAACGATGCTGCAGGGCAAAGCAGTGTAAACACAGCTGATAGCGGATCAGTTAGTACATCCTCCACAGACTCTGGAAAACCCGAGACTGAGCAGCAGGGACCAGCAAAAGTAACAACAGAAGATCAAACGAAAGAGGAAGGTCAGAGTTCGGAGAGTTGTATCATTCCTCCTCATCTCTTAGGATCCGGAAACAGTATTATTGTCAGTCCCCGACAGGTCTGTATGTTGTATGTTCATTTTTCTGCTTTAAAGCTATGCTTGGGATTTTTTTTGTGTAATTCTGTAAAGTAGCAGAATATAATAAATGGATTTTATGCATTCATTTAAATATGTGTCAGTACAAACATCCAAACACAAATCAAATTGTACTAACTGCATCTTTTAGTTGATTTCCACTATATGACATGGAAACATAGACATCATTATATGTATTTATCTATCTACAGAGAGGCAACCCCATCCTAAAGTTTGTGAGAAATGTTCCTTGGGAGTTTGGAGAAGTTGTGCCAGACTATGTCTTGGGGCGGACAACCTGTGCTCTTTATCTCAGGTTGGTTTTTGGGTATATGCATAATACAGGAGagaacatacagttgaagtcaaaacatacaccttgcagaatctgcaaaatgttaattattttaccaaaataagagggacaatacaaaatgtatgttatctaatccacaagagaaaatgagttgaattaaaaaaaaaaatgaccccattcaaaagtttacatacacttcattcttaatactgtgttgttacctgaatgatccacagctatgttttttttgtttgtttgtttgtttgtttagtgatggttccCTTGTTcgtaggtcccacaaattctgtgttttttaagcatttttgtgcatttgaacacttttcaacaatgactgtatgattttgagatccatctttttacgcTGAGGACCATTGAGGGACTCagattcaactattacagaaggttcaaatgctcactgatgctccagaaggaaacaatgcatttagctttgaaaaacattttgaattagaagatcagggtaaacaTGACTAGTCAtgacttttgtcttctgggaaacatgtaagaatcttctgtagccttctgttcagaagtttacacccctgactcttaatgcattgtgtttccttctgaagcatcagtgagcatttgaaccttctgtaatagttgcatatgagtccctcagttgtcctcagtgtgaaaagatggatctcaaaatcatacagtcattgttggaaaggcttcaaacacaaaaaaaaaatctgaaaaaacacagaatttgtgggacctgaaggatttctgaagaacagtgggcaattTCACTGTTCATGAACAactaatcaacattttgcagattccacaaggtttatgtaaacttttgactttaactgtatattacACCAGCTTTAAAATCATTATTTCTAATACTACAGTTGTCAGTGTTTCATGTTGTATGCCCCTcttaaaaaattttaaaacagTTATCCAAATCTACACATTGAGAACCTAGATAAAAATGTAAGCAGTGCTGTTTTGCACATTTGTTATTAAAGCAATTACTGAATGTTTGTGCAGATCCAAATCCCAAGACAccataaataatacattattaatatataCTGCAATTAATTATTGAGTGTTAAAACTTAGAAATGTGTGCATGCATGTGTATGTAGACTTGAAACTCTTTGTAAGTGTTATGTGAGAATGGAATGGTCTCAGTCAGGTGTGAAACCACATCATCCTGTGTTTGCAAAGAAAATAAGTGAGAATTCAAGGTAGCAGACATGATGTGGCTGACAAGCATGACTGGTATGACAATACATCGTAGACAATGTAGAAACAATTGAGAAATCTAAATGAACAAAAGCATATTGTATTTGGAATTGCTTGTTTCTGTATATAatagtgtaatttattttatgtgtGTTTATTATGTGTTAAAAATTGTTTCAAACTTTTGAGTTTCTTACTTCTGTTGAGCACAAATGAgggtattttgaagaatgttgttaGCTAAACGGTTAACGGTAGCCATTGACCCATACTATTTTTGGCTACTATCAActctttggttaccaacattcatacaggtttggaacaacttgtgGGTGAGGACTGAATCTGAATCATTGCAAAGGTTTTTAGTCCCTTAACCAATGGTTTAATTTTACTAAACTGCAAATGGAAAAATGAAATTCACTTTCTATAATGTTATATTCACCAGCCATTTATAAGTACAGTGTGTGATGTTTTAGTTTTCCTTTCTCTCCATGACTCTGCAGTGTGCGTTACCATAATTTGAACCCAAACTACATCCATGAGCGTCTGAAACAACTGGGACAGAGTTTTACCCTCAGAGTGTTGCTCGCCCAGGTTGACGTGGTGAGTCTGTATCACTCACTAATTCACATTATGATAGTCTGTAAAATATAGGGTcctactttatattaggtggctttACATTTAGGTGTACTTACATCATACTAATTTTGTTCATATTATAAACActtgctgctattgaggtggcATATGGGTAAGTTTAGGGACTGGTATGGGTAGTTTTACGGGTTGCTTAAGATGAACCAGTGTAACTATAAAtataattacagatgtaattacatgcaggtgttttttaaaatatatgcacAATGTAAAAACGTATGTACACAATAAatgcattgtatcaaatgattcatttaaatgtaactaatgccacttaatataaagtgggaccaaatatAGCCTCTTAGTGCCAGCTTTTGAACTTT contains:
- the ercc1 gene encoding DNA excision repair protein ERCC-1, producing the protein MEKKRFNINLDDSAFTKERSPVTSLFKAKDGQVETTSAQTAPPPPGQPLSYAEFVVQTKNRVLQGAAHGQEKQSRNDAAGQSSVNTADSGSVSTSSTDSGKPETEQQGPAKVTTEDQTKEEGQSSESCIIPPHLLGSGNSIIVSPRQRGNPILKFVRNVPWEFGEVVPDYVLGRTTCALYLSVRYHNLNPNYIHERLKQLGQSFTLRVLLAQVDVKDPHHALKELARICIMADCTLILAWSPEEAGRYLETYKSYEKKPADVLKEQVEKNYLSQVTDCLTTVKSVNKTDAMTLLSTFSSLEGIIKASKEELVLCPGLGPQKARRLYDVLHQPFIKTKKKES